One window of the Allorhizobium ampelinum S4 genome contains the following:
- a CDS encoding ABC transporter substrate-binding protein: protein MTLKTLLLGACSVLAMAGVTSAETLTIATVNNGDMIRMQKLTDDFTKKNPGIDVKWVTLEENVLRQKVTTDVATKGGQYDVMTIGIYEAPIWGKQGWLAPLDKLSADKDYDAADLLPPVRSGLTVDGKLYAAPFYAESSMVMYRKDLFEKAGLKMPEAPTWDFIKEAADKITDKSKEVYGICLRGKAGWGENIAFLSAMSNSFGARWFDEQWKPQFDQPEWKKTLQFYVDLMKKNGPPGASSNGFNENLALFQTGKCGMWIDATVAASFVTNPKESKVADQVGFALAPDNGLGKRGNWLWSWNLAIPAGSKKVEAAEKFIAWATSKDYLKLVAEKDGWANVPPGTRTSLYANADYQKAAPFAKMTLDSINSADPKHPTVKPVPYEGVQYVAIPEFQGIGTAVGQQFSAALAGQTTVDQALKTAQTLTEREMKKAGYPKK from the coding sequence ATGACATTGAAAACACTATTGCTGGGCGCCTGCTCAGTCTTGGCCATGGCTGGCGTGACCTCTGCCGAAACGCTGACGATTGCTACCGTCAACAACGGCGACATGATCCGTATGCAAAAGCTGACGGATGATTTTACCAAGAAAAATCCCGGCATTGATGTGAAGTGGGTGACGCTGGAAGAAAACGTGCTGCGCCAGAAGGTGACCACCGATGTGGCCACCAAAGGCGGCCAGTATGACGTAATGACCATTGGCATCTATGAAGCGCCGATCTGGGGCAAGCAGGGCTGGCTGGCACCGCTGGACAAGCTGAGTGCCGATAAGGATTACGACGCAGCCGACCTTCTGCCGCCGGTGCGCTCTGGCCTGACCGTCGATGGCAAGCTTTATGCGGCACCGTTTTATGCCGAAAGCTCGATGGTGATGTATCGCAAGGATCTGTTTGAAAAAGCGGGCCTGAAAATGCCGGAAGCCCCCACCTGGGACTTCATCAAGGAAGCCGCCGACAAGATTACCGATAAATCCAAGGAAGTGTACGGCATCTGCCTGCGCGGCAAGGCTGGCTGGGGTGAAAACATCGCTTTCCTCTCCGCCATGTCCAATTCCTTTGGTGCGCGCTGGTTTGATGAACAGTGGAAGCCACAGTTTGATCAGCCGGAGTGGAAAAAGACCCTTCAGTTCTATGTGGACCTGATGAAGAAGAACGGCCCTCCCGGTGCGTCTTCCAATGGCTTTAATGAAAACCTCGCCCTGTTCCAGACCGGCAAATGCGGCATGTGGATTGATGCCACCGTGGCAGCATCCTTCGTGACCAACCCGAAGGAATCCAAGGTTGCTGATCAGGTCGGCTTTGCTTTGGCTCCCGATAATGGTCTTGGCAAGCGCGGCAACTGGCTGTGGTCCTGGAACCTCGCCATTCCTGCTGGCTCCAAGAAGGTCGAAGCCGCTGAAAAGTTCATCGCCTGGGCAACCAGTAAGGACTATCTGAAGCTGGTGGCCGAAAAGGACGGCTGGGCCAATGTTCCTCCGGGCACGCGCACTTCGCTCTATGCCAATGCCGATTATCAGAAGGCAGCACCTTTTGCCAAAATGACGCTGGACAGCATCAACTCGGCAGACCCCAAGCACCCCACCGTCAAGCCCGTGCCTTATGAGGGCGTGCAATATGTGGCCATTCCGGAGTTTCAGGGCATCGGCACCGCCGTTGGCCAGCAATTCTCGGCAGCACTGGCCGGTCAGACCACGGTGGATCAGGCGTTGAAGACGGCGCAGACGTTGACTGAGCGTGAGATGAAGAAGGCGGGTTATCCGAAGAAGTAA
- a CDS encoding carbohydrate ABC transporter permease — translation MATTHTHSSARWMMAPSVILLFAWMIVPLAMTIYFSTLNYNLLMPGVHDFVGLLNYEYFLTDPAFFAALINTLILVGGVLAISIIGGIALALLLDQPMFGQGIVRILVISPFFIMPTVAALVWKNMLMNPVNGLFAFAFRAVGLEPLDWLATIPLLSIIIIVAWQWLPFATLILLTALQSLDEEQKEAAEMDGAGPISKFIYITLPHMARAITVVVLIETIFLLSVFAEILVTTNGGPGTDSTNLTYLIYNQALLQFDIGGASAGGIVAVVLANIVALFLIRLIGKNLES, via the coding sequence ATGGCGACGACCCATACCCATTCCTCGGCCCGATGGATGATGGCCCCTTCGGTTATCCTGCTGTTTGCATGGATGATTGTGCCGCTGGCCATGACCATCTATTTCTCAACTCTGAACTATAATCTGCTGATGCCCGGCGTGCATGATTTCGTCGGCCTGCTGAATTACGAATATTTCCTCACCGATCCGGCGTTTTTTGCAGCCCTCATCAACACCTTGATCTTGGTGGGTGGCGTACTGGCCATTTCCATCATCGGCGGCATTGCGCTGGCGCTTTTGCTGGATCAGCCAATGTTTGGCCAAGGCATTGTCCGCATTCTGGTGATTTCACCGTTTTTCATCATGCCAACCGTTGCCGCACTGGTGTGGAAAAACATGCTGATGAACCCGGTGAACGGCCTGTTCGCCTTCGCTTTCCGCGCCGTTGGGCTTGAGCCGCTGGATTGGCTGGCCACTATTCCGCTGCTCTCCATCATCATCATTGTCGCTTGGCAATGGCTGCCGTTTGCCACCCTGATCCTGCTCACCGCCCTGCAATCGCTGGACGAAGAGCAAAAAGAAGCCGCCGAGATGGATGGCGCAGGGCCGATCTCGAAATTCATCTATATCACCCTGCCCCATATGGCCCGCGCCATTACCGTGGTGGTGTTGATCGAGACGATCTTCCTGCTCTCGGTCTTCGCCGAAATTCTCGTGACCACCAATGGCGGACCCGGCACCGACAGCACCAACCTGACCTATCTGATCTACAATCAGGCCCTGCTGCAATTTGACATTGGCGGCGCATCCGCAGGAGGCATTGTGGCTGTGGTACTGGCCAATATCGTTGCCCTTTTCCTGATCCGCCTCATCGGCAAGAACCTGGAGAGCTGA
- a CDS encoding carbohydrate ABC transporter permease: MARAISTKRKLTFTLMAWAIGLLLFFPILWTFLTSFKSEGDAIASPPVFLFFHWTTENYVEVQGRSDYFAHFMNSVIISFGSTLLGLAIAIPSAWAMAFSPTKRTKDVLMWMLSTKMMPPVGALIPIYLLFRDGGLLDSRIGLVGVLTMINLPIIIWMLYTYFKEIPGEILEAARMDGASLIKEIIYVLTPMAVPGIASTMLLNIILSWNEAFWTLNLTTSVAAPLTTFIASYSSPEGLFYAKLSAASTMAIAPIVVLGWFSQKQLVRGLTFGAVK; the protein is encoded by the coding sequence ATGGCACGCGCAATATCCACCAAGCGTAAGCTGACCTTTACCCTCATGGCATGGGCAATTGGCCTGTTACTGTTCTTCCCGATTCTGTGGACCTTCCTCACCAGTTTCAAAAGCGAGGGCGATGCTATCGCCTCGCCTCCGGTGTTTTTGTTCTTCCACTGGACCACGGAAAATTATGTCGAGGTGCAGGGCCGCTCGGATTATTTTGCCCACTTCATGAACTCGGTGATCATCTCCTTTGGCTCCACGCTTCTAGGGCTGGCCATTGCCATTCCGTCCGCATGGGCCATGGCCTTTTCGCCCACCAAGCGCACCAAGGATGTGCTGATGTGGATGCTTTCCACCAAGATGATGCCGCCCGTGGGCGCACTGATCCCGATCTATCTGCTGTTTCGCGATGGCGGATTGCTCGATAGCCGCATCGGTCTGGTCGGCGTGCTGACCATGATCAACCTGCCGATTATCATCTGGATGCTCTACACTTACTTTAAGGAAATTCCGGGCGAAATTCTGGAAGCCGCCCGCATGGATGGCGCATCCCTGATCAAGGAAATCATCTATGTGCTGACGCCCATGGCGGTTCCGGGCATTGCCTCGACCATGCTGTTGAACATCATTCTGTCGTGGAACGAGGCGTTTTGGACCCTCAACCTCACCACCTCCGTGGCGGCACCGCTCACCACCTTCATCGCCTCCTATTCCAGCCCCGAAGGCCTGTTTTACGCCAAGCTCTCGGCTGCCTCCACCATGGCGATTGCTCCAATCGTTGTGCTCGGATGGTTCAGCCAGAAACAGCTGGTGCGCGGACTGACTTTTGGCGCGGTTAAATAA
- a CDS encoding ABC transporter ATP-binding protein gives MGSIQLKNVSKAFAEHKVIPGIDLEINNGEFVVFVGPSGCGKSTLLRLIAGLEDTSGGKIFIDGTDATDRKPSERGLAMVFQSYALYPHMSVRSNIGFPLKMAGMDKGEIDKKVTDAARILNLTDYLDRKPRQLSGGQRQRVAIGRAIVRSPSCFLFDEPLSNLDAALRVNMRLEITELHQKLGATSIYVTHDQVEAMTMADKIVVLNKGRIEQVGSPMELYHKPANLFVAGFIGSPKMNLISGETAQKYGATTIGVRPEHVTLSTTDGAWKGKVTIAEHLGSDTHLHVDVEGLGHLTARADGDFTARHGDTVFITPDDTRIHRFNEQGLAA, from the coding sequence ATGGGCAGTATTCAGCTTAAAAACGTCTCGAAAGCCTTTGCCGAACACAAGGTTATTCCCGGCATTGATCTGGAGATCAACAATGGCGAATTCGTCGTCTTCGTTGGCCCCTCCGGCTGTGGCAAATCCACCCTGCTGCGGCTGATTGCCGGGCTGGAAGATACAAGCGGCGGCAAGATTTTCATTGACGGCACGGATGCCACAGACCGCAAACCGTCTGAGCGCGGCCTTGCCATGGTGTTTCAATCCTATGCGCTTTACCCGCATATGAGCGTGCGCTCCAACATTGGCTTTCCGCTAAAAATGGCGGGCATGGACAAGGGCGAGATTGACAAAAAGGTCACGGATGCCGCCCGCATCCTCAACCTCACGGATTATCTCGACCGCAAGCCGCGCCAGCTCTCGGGCGGTCAGCGCCAGCGTGTAGCCATTGGCCGCGCCATTGTGCGCTCACCCTCGTGCTTTTTGTTTGATGAGCCGCTCTCCAATCTGGATGCGGCGTTGCGCGTCAACATGCGGCTGGAAATCACCGAGTTGCACCAGAAGCTGGGCGCGACATCGATTTACGTCACCCACGATCAGGTGGAAGCCATGACCATGGCCGACAAGATTGTGGTGCTGAACAAGGGCCGGATTGAGCAGGTTGGCTCGCCAATGGAGCTGTATCACAAGCCCGCCAATTTGTTTGTCGCAGGCTTTATCGGCTCGCCGAAGATGAACCTGATTTCTGGCGAAACCGCCCAAAAATATGGAGCGACCACCATCGGCGTGCGCCCGGAACATGTGACGCTCTCCACCACCGACGGCGCGTGGAAAGGCAAGGTGACGATTGCCGAACATCTCGGCTCTGACACCCATTTGCATGTCGATGTTGAAGGTCTTGGCCATCTCACCGCCCGCGCGGATGGCGATTTCACCGCCCGCCATGGCGACACGGTGTTCATTACCCCGGATGACACGCGCATTCATCGTTTTAACGAACAGGGATTAGCAGCATGA
- a CDS encoding L-iditol 2-dehydrogenase, which produces MTGRLDGKSALITGSARGIGRAFAEAYVREGATVAIADINMERALETAKAIGEKAYAVHLDVTNQASIDAAIKAVEEKTGGLDILINNAALFDLAPIVDITRESYDRLFSINVAGSLFMLQATAKSMIARGKGGKIINMASQAGRRGEALVAVYCATKAAIISITQSAGLDLIKHGINVNAIAPGVVDGEHWDGVDALFAKFENRAPGEKKKLVGEAVPFGRMGTAHDLTGMAIFLASSEADYVVAQTYNVDGGNWMS; this is translated from the coding sequence ATGACTGGCAGATTAGACGGAAAATCCGCCCTGATTACCGGCTCCGCCCGTGGCATTGGCCGTGCGTTTGCAGAGGCCTATGTGCGTGAAGGTGCCACGGTTGCCATTGCCGATATCAATATGGAACGGGCATTGGAAACCGCCAAAGCCATTGGCGAGAAAGCCTATGCCGTTCATCTGGATGTCACCAATCAGGCTTCCATTGATGCCGCCATCAAGGCGGTGGAAGAGAAAACTGGCGGCCTTGATATCCTCATCAACAATGCCGCCCTGTTTGATCTTGCGCCTATCGTGGACATCACCCGCGAGAGCTATGATCGGCTGTTTTCCATCAATGTCGCTGGCTCACTCTTCATGCTGCAAGCGACGGCGAAATCGATGATTGCCCGTGGCAAGGGCGGCAAGATTATCAATATGGCAAGCCAGGCTGGACGGCGCGGTGAAGCGCTGGTGGCGGTCTATTGCGCCACCAAGGCGGCGATTATCTCAATCACCCAATCGGCAGGGCTGGACCTGATCAAGCATGGCATCAATGTCAACGCCATTGCCCCCGGCGTGGTCGATGGCGAGCATTGGGATGGTGTGGATGCGCTGTTTGCCAAGTTTGAAAACCGCGCCCCCGGCGAGAAGAAAAAGCTAGTGGGTGAGGCTGTTCCGTTTGGCCGCATGGGGACGGCGCACGATCTCACGGGCATGGCGATTTTTCTGGCCTCAAGCGAGGCCGATTATGTGGTGGCCCAGACGTATAACGTCGATGGCGGCAATTGGATGAGTTGA